TGGTCAGAGGGAAGTGGATACGAGGGTAGGGCACCAGATTGGTCTGGAACTCCATCAGGTCCACATTCAAGGCGCCGTCGAAGCGCAGGGAGGCGGTGATGGAGGAGACGATCTGTCCAATCAGCCTGTTGAGGTTGGTGTAGGTCGGACGCTCGATGTCCAGGTTCCTGCTACAGATGTCATAGATGGCCTCATTGTCCACCATGAAGGCGCAGTCCGAGTGCTCCAGGGTGGTGTGGGTGGTCAGGATGGTGTTGTAGGGCTCCACCACGGCTGTGGACACTTGGGGAGCTGGGTACACGGCAAACTCCAGCTTGGACTTTTTGCCGTAGTCCACAGAGAGACGCTCCATCAGCAGAGAGGTGAAGCCAGAGCCGGTTCCTCCACCGAAGGAGTGGAAGATGAGGAAACCTTGGAGTCCAGTGCACTGGTCAGCCTGCAGGAAAATACAGAAAGTGATCAAAATGTTCGGTCGCATGAAACACCACCATACCTTACACTGTCGTAAAAACTCACCAGTTTGCGGGTCCTGTCCAGAACAAGGTCGATGATTTCCTTGCCGACGGTGTAGTGGCCACGGGCGTAGTTGTTGGCTGCGTCCTCTTTGCCTGTGATCAGCTGCTCCGGGTGGAAGAGCTGGCGGTAGGTTCCAGTTCGCACTTCATCTGAGGAGCAACAAGAATACTGGTTTAAAGTAATGCTCTGTTCTCTTGAGACCCACACTagtgatcttttcctgaacatTTGCACTAACAATGTGGTGGTTATGTCAATAAATTCACACTTTTAGACATAATTTAACCTTTAAGAGTGCATTAATTTGAAATACAGTCTGCTTGCACCTTTTCGTTCACTCGACCCTCCTCTACACACCTGAAAATAAATTCCATAATATGTGAACTGCTTCTGATGCCTAATGGGGAAACTAGTCAAGTTCCGCTATTGTTGGACACATTTAGAACACAGATGTTGTTAAgctggaagaaaatgaaattaagcAATACAAAGCATATTATTAAACCTAATGAAAGGAAGTAGTTTTTTTTCGTTTAGTAAATCTGGCCCTTACCGATGACAGTTGGCTCCAAGTCCACAAAGACAGCTCTGGGAACATGTTTGCCAGCTCCAGTCTCACTGAAGAAGGTGTTGAAGGagttgtcccccccccctccaatgTTCTTGTTGCTGGGCATCTGACCGTCCGGCTGGATGCCGTGCTCCAGGCAGTAcaactcccagcatgcattgcCCATCTGGACACCGGCCTGGCCGACATGCATAGAAATACACTCACGCTGTGGAGAGATGAGACAAAGACcggttatttgttttttcatagaGGCAAATATAGCTGTCAGAATTCGTACTGTAGGAGTGATGAG
This genomic interval from Acanthopagrus latus isolate v.2019 chromosome 24, fAcaLat1.1, whole genome shotgun sequence contains the following:
- the LOC119015250 gene encoding tubulin alpha chain-like, with amino-acid sequence MRECISMHVGQAGVQMGNACWELYCLEHGIQPDGQMPSNKNIGGGGDNSFNTFFSETGAGKHVPRAVFVDLEPTVIDEVRTGTYRQLFHPEQLITGKEDAANNYARGHYTVGKEIIDLVLDRTRKLADQCTGLQGFLIFHSFGGGTGSGFTSLLMERLSVDYGKKSKLEFAVYPAPQVSTAVVEPYNTILTTHTTLEHSDCAFMVDNEAIYDICSRNLDIERPTYTNLNRLIGQIVSSITASLRFDGALNVDLMEFQTNLVPYPRIHFPLTTYAPVISAEKAYHEQLSVADITNACFEPANQMVKCDPRHGKYMACCLLYRGDVVPKDVNSAIASIKTKRSIQFVDWCPTGFKVGINYQPPTVVPGGDLAKVQRAVCMLSNTTAIAEAWARLDHKFDLMYAKRAFVHWYVGEGMEEGEFSEAREDMAALEKDYEEVGTDSIGEEDEGEEY